The Leisingera daeponensis DSM 23529 genome includes the window CCGCAAGTTCCCATCCGCGGAGCGCCCTACCCCTCTGGCGCAGCGTCCCCCTCGAGGGAGCCGCCGAGCGCCACAATCACCTGAGATGCCCGGTCTTTCAAGTCTCCGCTTACGGCGGCATCGGCCGCGATCTCCCGCAGCCGGGCAATCGCGGCGTCGTTGTTGCCGTCTTCGATGTCCAGCAGCGCCAGCTGCTCGGACGCCAGCAGCGCCAGCGGCGCGCCGGGCTGCGCAAGGGCTTCATATTGCAGGCGGCGGTCCGCCACGCTGAGGGTCTCCGCCTGCAGCGACAGCGCCTTGAAGCTGGCAATATGGCGGTAGATCAGCGGCAGCTCGCCATCAATGGCCACGGCCTCCAGCCGGGCGGCCGCCTCGGCGGTCTTGCCTGCTTCGGCCAGCGCGGCCGCTTCCAGCATCGCAGCGATCGCGTGGCCGCCGGCACCAGGGGCTGTCACCGCCGCCAGCGCCGCGGCCTGATCTTCGCTGCCCTCAACCTTCAGCGCCGCTGTGATCTGGTCGCCCAGATCCTCTGCCGCCGCACGCTCCTGCGCCTTGTTGTATTCGCGAAACGCCGCGCCGCCGACGATCAGCGCCACTGCCACGCCGCCGATCCAGCCATAGCGCTTCAGCATCAGGAAGAGCCGGTCACGGCGGACCTCTTCGGTCACCTCGTCGATAAAGCTGTCGGTGTCGCTCATGAAAAGCCCCTGGTATGCGCGGCCCGGACCTGCGCCCCTGCCGGTATTGAATGCGTCGCGCCCCTCTTACCCCGGCTCAAACGCCAAGCCAAGTGGCCCGTTTGCATCAGAAACATCCGTATTCACGCCGCAAACGCAAGAAATGTGAACTAAACCACTTAGTTTAGAATGGACATATCCTATATCAGGCCTATCACATACGCGCGACTCTCCTTGTAATCAGGCCCTGCCGCCCGGCGGCACCAGAGCACAGCACACAGGGAGCTGACAGGAACAAGGAAAGGCCCGACATGCGTATCATTCCGATGCTGACCGCGGTGGTGGTGACAGCCAGCCTCTATATGGTGGTCATTCAGCGTGACGAACTGATGGCCTTTGCCCGCGGCGAAGATGCCCCGGATGCCGCTCAGTCCGAAATAGCAGAGGGCGAAGGCCAAGCCCTGGCCCAGGCGGAGGAAACGCGCGTGGGGGTCGTTGCGCTTAAAAGCAAGGCGCGCACCATCGGCAGCGCGGTGATCCTGCGCGGCCAGACCCAGGCCATCCGCCAAGTGGAGGTGCGGGCCGAAACCACGTCCACCGTGGTTTCCGAGCCGCTGCGCAAGGGCACCCATGTTGAACGGGGCGACGTCTTGTGCCAGCTGGATCCGGGCACCCGCGACGCCGCACTGCAGGAGGCTCAGGCGCGGCTGAAAGAAGCCGAAATCAACCTCACCGCCGCCTCGAAACTGTCCGAAGGCGGCTATGCCTCCGAAACCCGTCTGGCCGCCTCCGAAGCTGCGGAACGCACCGCCATGGCCGCGGTTGCCGCGGCGCAAAAGGAATTGGAACGGCTGACCATCACCGCCCCCTTCGCAGGACTGCTGGAAAGCGACACCGCGGAGCTTGGCAGCCTGCTGCAGCCCGGCAGCCTCTGCGGCACCGTGATCCAGCTCGATACCATCAAGCTGGTGGGTTACGTGCCGGAGGCTGAGGTCAACAAGGTGGAACTGGGCGCTACCGCAGGTGCCGAGTTGTCCACCGGCCAGACGGTTCAGGGCAAGGTCACCTTCCTCAGCCGCTCCGCCGATCCCACGACCCGCACCTTTGAGGTCGAGATTACCGTGCCGAACCCGGACCTCAGCATCCGCGACGGCCAGACCGCGGACATCGCGATTTCCTCGGCCGGCTCGCTGGCGCACAAGCTGCCGCAATCGGCGCTGACGCTGAACAACGAGGGCCAGCTGGGCGTGCGCGTTGTCGGATCTGACAGCACCGTGGTATTCTACCCCGTGCAGCTGCTGCGGGATGAGGCCGACGGCGTCTGGCTGGGCGGCCTGCCCGAAACCGCGGATGTGATCATCGTGGGGCAGGACTTTGTGACCGAAGGCGTCGCC containing:
- a CDS encoding efflux RND transporter periplasmic adaptor subunit, whose translation is MRIIPMLTAVVVTASLYMVVIQRDELMAFARGEDAPDAAQSEIAEGEGQALAQAEETRVGVVALKSKARTIGSAVILRGQTQAIRQVEVRAETTSTVVSEPLRKGTHVERGDVLCQLDPGTRDAALQEAQARLKEAEINLTAASKLSEGGYASETRLAASEAAERTAMAAVAAAQKELERLTITAPFAGLLESDTAELGSLLQPGSLCGTVIQLDTIKLVGYVPEAEVNKVELGATAGAELSTGQTVQGKVTFLSRSADPTTRTFEVEITVPNPDLSIRDGQTADIAISSAGSLAHKLPQSALTLNNEGQLGVRVVGSDSTVVFYPVQLLRDEADGVWLGGLPETADVIIVGQDFVTEGVAVAATYRETEQ